One Aphelocoma coerulescens isolate FSJ_1873_10779 chromosome 5, UR_Acoe_1.0, whole genome shotgun sequence DNA segment encodes these proteins:
- the GPR65 gene encoding psychosine receptor → MNNTECHDDHTLDKYLFPFVYSIVMMISIPINCVSLYASCIQVRKKNELAVYIFSLSLADLLYSLILPLWIDYAWHGDDWRFSALLCQIFAFLMYMNFYTSTAFLACISIDRYLALVHPLKFQYLRTRRFSLIVSIIVWLLESIFNSVILVYKEVFNDPCNFTNHTLCYDNYPLERWQANINLFRICSGYLVPLIIIVFCYHRIYQVVRYNQATVDEEKKKVRKLILNITVSFIVCFTPYHVVLLIRSIKEPSMSDPHVLLLMYKAYRITQALTSLNCIADPILYCFVSETARTEIVNLLRYCLCLRKREEDQVKEHALCSSATKSTALITYRTSSVTQTVKNS, encoded by the coding sequence ATGAACAACACTGAGTGCCATGATGATCACACCCTGGATAAATATTTGTTTCCCTTTGTGTACAGCATTGTGATGATGATCAGTATTCCCATCAACTGCGTATCCCTCTATGCATCTTGCATTCAGGTGAGGAAAAAGAACGAGTTAGCAGTCTACATCTTTAGCCTGTCCCTGGCTGACCTTTTGTACTCTTTGATTCTGCCTCTGTGGATTGATTATGCCTGGCATGGAGATGACTGGAGGTTCTCTGCCTTGCTTTGTCAGATTTTTGCCTTCCTTATGTATATGAATTTCTACACCAGCACCGCATTCCTTGCTTGCATCTCTATTGACAGGTACCTGGCATTAGTTCACCCCTTGAAGTTCCAGTACTTGCGCACAAGAAGATTTTCATTGATTGTCAGCATAATTGTTTGGCTTCTGGAAAGCATCTTTAATTCAGTCATATTGGTGTACAAAGAAGTATTCAATGATCCTTGCAATTTCACTAATCATACATTATGCTATGATAATTACCCCCTGGAAAGGTGGCAGGCAAACATAAATTTATTCCGGATATGCTCAGGGTATTTGGTCCCGTTGATAATCATTGTGTTTTGCTACCACAGAATTTACCAAGTAGTGAGGTATAACCAAGCCACAGtagatgaagaaaagaaaaaagtgaggaaacTTATTCTGAACATCACAGTTAGTTTCATTGTTTGCTTCACTCCTTATCATGTTGTATTGCTTATTCGCAGCATCAAAGAACCTTCCATGTCTGACCCACACGTTTTGTTGTTGATGTATAAGGCTTACAGAATCACACAGGCCTTAACAAGTTTGAATTGCATTGCGGATCCCATTCTGTACTGCTTTGTGAGTGAAACTGCACGAACAGAGATAGTGAATTTGCTCAGGTATTGCTTGTGCCTACGAAAACGTGAGGAAGACCAAGTGAAAGAACATGCTCTGTGTAGTTCTGCTACAAAAAGCACTGCACTGATCACCTACAGAACTTCCAGTGTAACACAGACTGTCAAAAATTCCTGA